Proteins found in one Marinitoga litoralis genomic segment:
- a CDS encoding phospholipase D-like domain-containing protein: MRKIIFIIFITLYSISFSYKIFLTPSYELFEFVKEKVIISNNVKFVSLSIDTPFLDILDSNKTRGFIEYEMMNFESTNILPDKNIDGYLHEKFIIFDDESVLFGTGNLTSGSIFEDLNVFVYSEDNKIVDLFKSEFNNFKNGNFGNKKRSIDKEVKSQDLGKIKFVTGPSKNIYNVVDNFINSSKKYLYIFSFSFTDGRILYDLEKLASRNVEVKIIADKWNIMNYSNIKYLKGIDYKIVNKYRNMHLKALINENGVLLGSYNLTYRAREKNDEYIIISSKNSLKNFFINLFNSIWNDNTLE; this comes from the coding sequence ATGAGAAAAATAATTTTTATTATTTTTATAACACTGTATTCAATTTCTTTTTCTTATAAAATTTTCTTGACTCCATCATATGAATTATTTGAGTTTGTTAAAGAAAAAGTTATAATATCAAATAATGTAAAGTTTGTTTCATTAAGTATAGATACACCTTTTCTTGATATCTTAGATAGTAATAAAACACGCGGGTTTATTGAATATGAAATGATGAATTTTGAAAGCACTAACATACTACCCGATAAAAATATAGATGGATATTTACATGAAAAGTTTATTATTTTTGATGATGAAAGTGTATTATTTGGGACTGGAAATCTTACTTCTGGTAGTATATTTGAAGATTTAAATGTATTTGTTTATTCTGAAGATAATAAAATAGTAGATTTATTTAAAAGTGAATTTAATAACTTTAAAAATGGGAATTTTGGTAATAAAAAAAGAAGTATAGATAAAGAGGTAAAATCTCAAGATTTAGGAAAAATTAAATTTGTCACTGGACCATCAAAAAATATATATAATGTAGTTGATAATTTTATTAATTCATCTAAAAAATATTTATACATTTTTTCTTTTTCTTTTACTGATGGAAGAATATTGTATGATTTAGAAAAATTGGCATCAAGAAACGTTGAAGTAAAAATAATAGCCGATAAATGGAATATTATGAATTATTCTAATATTAAGTATTTAAAGGGAATAGACTATAAAATAGTAAACAAATATAGAAACATGCATTTAAAAGCTTTAATTAATGAAAATGGGGTATTGTTAGGAAGTTATAATTTAACTTATAGAGCACGAGAAAAAAATGATGAATATATAATTATTTCTTCAAAAAATTCTCTAAAAAACTTTTTTATTAATTTATTTAATTCCATATGGAATGATAATACTTTGGAGTGA